A genomic stretch from Aminobacter aminovorans includes:
- a CDS encoding glycoside hydrolase family 16 protein, whose amino-acid sequence MGKGLWGVALAGVWWFGHTGALAQGVEPPLIKGQWERIFTEEFDQPRLDRSKWTRCYWWDKDGCTNLANKELQWYMPDNVSVADGVLRLTARPETVTGHEGRTFDYTSGMVTTGRDYLERAKPDRFATKYGYFEIRAKIPKGKGLWPAIWLLPSTQEPRPEIDILEVLGHAPDTYEMHLHYLDKKKDWKSEGKNAKTVDLSADWHAYGLEWSKDAVVWYLDGKEMWRYTKPAGISQEPMYLLINLAVGGNWPGSPDAKTKFPADFLIDYVRVWRRSGP is encoded by the coding sequence ATGGGTAAGGGGTTGTGGGGCGTGGCGCTGGCGGGCGTCTGGTGGTTCGGGCATACGGGCGCCTTGGCGCAAGGCGTCGAGCCGCCACTGATAAAAGGGCAATGGGAACGGATCTTCACCGAGGAGTTCGACCAGCCCAGGCTCGACCGCAGCAAGTGGACCCGCTGTTATTGGTGGGACAAGGACGGCTGTACCAATCTCGCCAACAAGGAACTGCAGTGGTACATGCCTGACAATGTCAGCGTCGCCGATGGCGTGCTACGGCTGACAGCCAGGCCGGAGACGGTGACCGGCCATGAAGGGCGAACCTTCGACTACACCTCGGGCATGGTGACGACGGGCCGCGATTACCTCGAGCGTGCCAAGCCAGACCGGTTCGCGACCAAATACGGCTATTTCGAAATCCGTGCCAAGATACCCAAGGGCAAGGGGCTTTGGCCGGCGATCTGGCTGTTGCCGTCGACACAGGAGCCGCGCCCGGAGATCGACATCCTCGAAGTCCTGGGCCACGCACCCGACACTTACGAAATGCACCTTCACTATCTCGACAAGAAGAAGGACTGGAAGAGCGAGGGCAAGAACGCCAAGACCGTCGACCTTTCCGCCGATTGGCATGCCTATGGTCTGGAATGGAGCAAAGATGCCGTCGTCTGGTATCTCGATGGCAAGGAGATGTGGCGCTACACCAAGCCCGCGGGTATCTCGCAGGAGCCGATGTATCTGCTCATCAATCTGGCCGTCGGTGGCAACTGGCCCGGTTCGCCTGATGCCAAGACCAAGTTTCCGGCCGATTTCCTGATCGACTATGTTCGTGTCTGGCGGCGTTCCGGACCATGA
- a CDS encoding GNAT family N-acetyltransferase, with translation MARTLAAFDVQSPAPRDLWHRLMLADPEALPYQSPAWLDSLCALGKYQDASRAYRFADGHHYVLPMVRNRHLPARFSVAESMPYAWGRGGVLSSLMPKVEHLSAIFEDLADLPYLRISVRPNPRHAHLWAAAAPPHVTSVPGLAHILDLDGGFDAVWATRFKKTTRTRVRKAERSGIVVERDTTGKLVPVFHQLLRTSFDRWADKQHEPRMLAHLRGRRRDPMAKFSSIARHFGDACRIWVAWVDGKPAAAAFVLQYGNVNDARGAIDRQALGSSGANDLIQKLAIEEACHSGCRYYHFGETGASASLAHYKQRFGATPHAHAEYFLEKLPITAVDARVRHAAKWTIGFKDT, from the coding sequence ATGGCGCGCACGCTGGCGGCGTTCGACGTGCAAAGCCCGGCGCCGCGCGACCTCTGGCATCGCCTCATGCTCGCCGATCCCGAAGCTCTGCCCTACCAATCTCCAGCCTGGCTCGACAGCCTTTGCGCGCTGGGCAAGTACCAGGACGCGAGCCGAGCCTATCGCTTCGCCGACGGGCACCACTACGTGCTGCCGATGGTGCGCAACAGGCATCTGCCAGCCAGATTTTCGGTCGCCGAGTCGATGCCCTATGCCTGGGGCCGTGGCGGCGTGCTCTCGTCGCTCATGCCGAAGGTCGAGCATCTCAGCGCGATTTTCGAAGACCTGGCCGACCTGCCCTATCTCAGGATCTCGGTCAGACCCAATCCGCGGCACGCCCATTTGTGGGCCGCCGCGGCACCTCCCCACGTTACCTCAGTGCCCGGCCTTGCCCACATTCTCGACCTCGACGGAGGCTTCGACGCGGTGTGGGCGACACGCTTCAAGAAGACGACGCGGACACGGGTGCGCAAGGCCGAACGCAGCGGCATCGTCGTCGAACGCGACACCACCGGCAAGCTGGTGCCGGTGTTCCATCAGCTTTTGCGCACATCCTTCGACCGCTGGGCCGACAAGCAACACGAGCCACGCATGCTCGCGCATTTACGTGGCAGGCGGCGCGATCCGATGGCGAAATTCAGTTCCATCGCCAGGCATTTCGGCGACGCCTGCCGCATCTGGGTCGCCTGGGTCGACGGCAAGCCGGCGGCTGCCGCCTTCGTGCTGCAATATGGCAATGTCAACGACGCACGCGGGGCGATCGACCGCCAGGCGCTGGGAAGCTCGGGCGCCAACGACCTGATCCAGAAACTCGCCATAGAAGAGGCCTGCCACAGCGGCTGCCGCTACTACCACTTCGGCGAAACCGGCGCCTCGGCTTCGCTCGCGCACTACAAGCAGCGATTTGGCGCGACCCCGCACGCCCATGCCGAATACTTCCTGGAGAAGCTGCCCATCACTGCAGTCGATGCCCGCGTGCGGCACGCAGCGAAATGGACCATAGGGTTCAAGGATACTTAG